From one Syngnathoides biaculeatus isolate LvHL_M chromosome 12, ASM1980259v1, whole genome shotgun sequence genomic stretch:
- the LOC133509726 gene encoding transmembrane protein 121: MVPPPPTNKPHVCLSTILIMSSMALIDAYLVEQNHGPRKIGICIMVMVGDICFLIVLRYVAVWVGAEVRTAKRGYAMILWFLYIFVLEIKVYFVYQNYKADRKSLDALARKALTLLLSICIPVLFVVLVAIDHMEYVRAFKKREEIRNRLFWVVVDLLDILDIQANLWEPQKKGLPLWAEGLMFFYCYILLLVLPCVSLSEISMQGINIVPHKMLLYPILSLVTINIITLFIRGGNMILYRDVRVSGILIGKNILAIIIKTCSFVQYRRQLQSAPPAFGVELQKNSLANARPAPATPQAVIQDQTPLPEVTTCEHT, translated from the coding sequence ATGGTTCCCCCACCTCCCACCAACAAGCCACATGTGTGCCTGTCCACCATCCTCATCATGAGTAGCATGGCACTGATTGATGCCTACCTTGTGGAGCAGAACCACGGCCCACGTAAGATCGGCATCTGCATCATGGTGATGGTGGGAGACATCTGCTTTCTGATTGTCCTGCGCTATGTGGCCGTGTGGGTGGGGGCTGAGGTGCGCACAGCCAAACGAGGGTATGCCATGATCCTTTGGTTCCTCTACATCTTTGTGCTGGAGATCAAGGTCTACTTTGTGTATCAGAACTATAAGGCTGACAGGAAGAGCCTGGATGCTCTTGCCAGGAAGGCACTAACACTGCTGCTCTCCATCTGCATTCCAGTGCTTTTTGTGGTGTTGGTGGCTATTGACCACATGGAGTATGTGCGTGCCTTCAAGAAGCGCGAGGAGATACGCAATCGACTCTTCTGGGTGGTGGTGGACTTGCTCGACATCCTGGACATTCAAGCCAACCTGTGGGAGCCCCAGAAGAAGGGCCTCCCTCTATGGGCGGAGGGCTTGATGTTTTTTTACTGCTACATCCTCCTCCTAGTGCTACCTTGTGTCTCTTTGAGTGAAATCAGCATGCAAGGTATCAACATTGTGCCCCATAAGATGCTCCTGTACCCAATCCTCAGCCTGGTGACTATAAACATAATCACACTCTTTATCCGTGGTGGCAACATGATTTTGTACAGGGATGTGAGGGTCTCGGGGATCCTCATTGGAAAGAACATACTGGCCATCATCATAAAGACCTGCAGCTTTGTCCAGTACAGGAGACAGTTACAGAGTGCCCCTCCTGCTTTTGGGGTTGAGCTGCAGAAAAACTCATTGGCCAATGCTCGCCCTGCCCCCGCCACTCCCCAAGCAGTCATTCAGGATCAGACACCCCTGCCCGAGGTGACAACATGTGAGCACACGTGA